The sequence below is a genomic window from Caloramator mitchellensis.
TGTTGGAGGTTCAACTGAGAAAGCCTCTCCTTTGTAAAATTTAATTATAGCATTCATATTCTCCTTAAGGTATTTAATAGCGTCTTCTACCTTATCGTAGTTTAATGGAACTTGTTCATAGGATTGTGTATCCATGAAATAATATAAGTTACCATCATTGTAAAGATATTGCATTTCTTTTCTCTCGATTATTGCTTCTGGAAACTTTTCTGTTGGGTTAAATGATTTTTCAATAACTGCACCAGTTACAACGTTCTTAAGTTTTGTTCTTACGAATGCAGCTCCTTTTCCTGGCTTAACATGCATAAAGTCAACTACTGTAAAAACTTGTCCATCTAGTTCAAAAGTAGCCCCTTTTCTAAAATCTCCTGCTGTAATCATGAACAATATCCCTCCATAAAATGTTTTTATCTAAATAAAGAATGAACAAAAATTATAGTTCCATCAAATGTTTTGGTGATTTTGATAATACTCTGTAACCATCTTCAGTTACAACAACAAGTTCTTCTATTCTTACCCCTCCAAAATTAGGAACATATATGCCTGGTTCATCTGTAACAACCATACCTGCCTGTAGTATT
It includes:
- the efp gene encoding elongation factor P is translated as MITAGDFRKGATFELDGQVFTVVDFMHVKPGKGAAFVRTKLKNVVTGAVIEKSFNPTEKFPEAIIERKEMQYLYNDGNLYYFMDTQSYEQVPLNYDKVEDAIKYLKENMNAIIKFYKGEAFSVEPPTFVELEVVETEPGVRGDTATNAMKPATVETGATFMVPLFVNQGDVIRIDTRTGEYMSRV